Proteins encoded within one genomic window of Lepidochelys kempii isolate rLepKem1 chromosome 11, rLepKem1.hap2, whole genome shotgun sequence:
- the ZDBF2 gene encoding DBF4-type zinc finger-containing protein 2 isoform X3: protein MYCRNRTGTTTLMERFLQDVLQHHPHRYHDNRPTYDDMPFPTSPMVPRDVFLLPEEEKEVVRSIREMPGTDRESIVKSCSPSPCRSQEGIKSISVPQTFIQKLKMGQEHILEISQQTLDICSNEKKHTVMDGAQIANSSCDGQFTAVSPVSHHLRSTPLCHSSPVSPVIAKNIRYSATSNLIPSSRYDHMQKDVCHKDGLLNTNPNPVLASVHPKNPSFSHQNPTCNQGNSSYIISGQSFFKLDRLQSQDETLVSDFCLRDLVVTSNSLSFGASPQLTRNKDIKVSRVDETSVDRIIEEVILKYCHGAPPNKLSCKDEESNSYLNISSLLDHSSLEGSEMSFNCEAPICSGAGLPKAATNDIEFLKEVQVNLEDRNYGTQLSSVLKGGSVEQTEAATQDIIIHNEEPVLPALPHVPPSFVGKTWSQIMYEDDIKIEALVRDFKEGRFHCHFNSEPSANCTGKRMRKKQKDERKSDIVTGNRTETSSVKALPEFNDAVSGGSDFDNLLASDTLCNPQILQIPRKRTWRLASRCQVVKVSHGTQTSLVNYPVVKRKIIRKESDPPDQKANIIWSENERISNMKTRLCALKLPEAYTKIMSPLQPKTVVYVLSCPEIKQYKGKPIDAPKMRRNHNSTDSKDSVRYRYKQCSLKYYDPLTNRILKTPPKSTVREKAKKPSHVRQLFRSLSLDANTKKLSDTQKEYTPSKSFNWPGFYSSSSAAFLSDPVKGNDMNSSLRTDGSSISTERSDFPVFVHSEKSYKHLVISPFNSHQSQIEGDVRLTPINSRVAKIPLKSIRSEWLERENSKTMWKRKEGTSREPGFSKKASVPMSVNCGLVRRGSRVAPCKQASRTKKRKKEQIRGKLSSCAQKSSSVFSIHRHQTRKPTLGKHLKKEKLDAKKLNVRRKPRRTFLNSTVISGITEKRQKITAGSFPKKPELASSKVRSWEIRVSPAL from the coding sequence ACCAACATATGATGACATGCCATTTCCCACCTCCCCAATGGTTCCCCGGGATGTTTTCCTGCTtccagaagaggagaaagaggtGGTAAGAAGCATACGGGAGATGCCTGGCACAGACCGTGAATCCATTGTTAAATCATGCTCCCCTTCTCCTTGCAGATCTCAGGAGGGCATAAAGTCAATTTCTGTGCCACAGACATTTATCCAAAAACTAAAGATGGGACAGGAACACATCTTAGAAATATCCCAGCAAACTTTGGACATCTGTAGCAATGAGAAAAAACATACAGTAATGGATGGTGCTCAAATTGCAAATAGTAGCTGTGATGGCCAGTTTACAGCTGTGAGCCCAGTATCTCACCATTTGCGTAGCACTCCTTTATGTCACAGTTCTCCTGTTAGCCCTGTAATTGCAAAAAATATTAGGTACTCAGCAACATCAAATTTGATTCCAAGTAGCAGATATGATCACATGCAGAAGGATGTATGCCATAAGGATGGATTATTAAACACAAATCCTAATCCTGTTCTGGCATCAGTCCACCCAAAAAACCCTTCATTTTCACATCAGAATCCTACCTGCAACCAAGGCAACTCTTCATATATTATCTCAGgtcaatctttttttaaactagatcGTTTACAATCTCAGGATGAAACTTTGGTGTCTGACTTCTGTCTCAGGGATCTTGTGGTTACTAGCAACTCACTAAGTTTTGGGGCATCCCCACAGTTAACAAGAAACAAAGACATCAAGGTGAGCAGGGTTGATGAAACTTCAGTAGATAGGATAATTGAAGAAGTCATTCTGAAGTACTGCCATGGAGCTCCACCTAATAAGTTGTCTTGCAAAGATGAAGAGAGTAATTCCTATTTAAATATTTCATCACTTCTGGATCACAGTAGTCTAGAGGGCTCTGAAATGAGTTTTAATTGTGAGGCACCTATTTGCTCAGGAGCAGGCCTACCCAAGGCAGCTACAAATGATATAGAATTCCTAAAAGAGGTCCAAGTAAACCTGGAAGATAGAAACTATGGAACCCAACTTAGTTCTGTTCTAAAAGGTGGTTCAGTGGAGCAAACAGAAGCAGCAACACAGGATATAATAATTCATAATGAGGAACCAGTTCTTCCAGCTCTGCCTCATGTGCCTCCTTCATTTGTGGGAAAGACGTGGTCCCAGATAATGTATGAAGATGATATAAAAATTGAAGCACTTGTGCGTGATTTCAAGGAGGGTCGTTTCCATTGTCATTTCAACAGTGAACCCTCTGCCAACTGTACGGGGAAGAGGATGAGGAAGAAGCAGAAAGATGAAAGGAAGAGTGACATTGTTACAGGTAACAGAACAGAAACTTCATCAGTTAAAGCATTGCCAGAATTTAATGATGCTGTAAGTGGTGGTTCTGATTTTGATAACTTGTTGGCCTCTGATACACTATGCAACCCACAAATACTTCAGATACCTAGAAAGAGGACGTGGCGCCTTGCTTCAAGATGCCAAGTGGTCAAAGTCAGCCATGGAACCCAAACCAGTTTAGTGAACTATccagtagtaaaaagaaaaatcattagaAAGGAGTCTGATCCACCAGATCAGAAAGCAAACATTATTTGGTCAGAGAATGAAAGAATTTCAAACATGAAAACCAGACTATGTGCCCTCAAGCTTCCTGAAGCATATACCAAAATTATGAGCCCTCTGCAGCCCAAGACAGTGGTTTATGTCCTTTCATGTCCAGAGATTAAACAATATAAAGGCAAACCCATAGATGCTCCCAAAATGAGGAGAAATCACAACTCCACAGACAGCAAGGACTCTGTAAGGTACAGATACAAACAATGTTCTCTTAAGTATTATGACCCACTGACAAATCGAATTCTGAAAACACCTCCCAAGAGCACAGTTAGAGAAAAAGCCAAAAAGCCCTCCCATGTTCGACAACTGTTCAGGAGTCTAAGCCTCGATGCAAACACGAAGAAACTATCTGATACGCAGAAAGAATATACACCATCTAAATCCTTCAATTGGCCAGGCTTCTATAGTTCCTCTTCAGCGGCTTTCCTGTCAGATCCAGTTAAAGGGAATGATATGAATTCAAGTCTGAGGACCGATGGATCTTCCATTTCCACAGAAAGGTCTGATTTTCCGGTATTTGTTCACTCAGAGAAGTCCTATAAACACTTAGTCATTTCACCTTTCAACTCCCATCAGTCTCAGATAGAAGGAGATGTTAGATTAACCCCAATTAATAGCAGGGTtgccaaaatacctttgaaatcAATCAGGAGCGAATGGTTGGAGAGGGAGAATTCAAAGACAATGTGGAAGCGGAAAGAAGGCACTAGTAGGGAACCAGGTTTTTCCAAAAAGGCTTCAGTACCCATGTCTGTCAACTGTGGCCTTGTGAGAAGAGGAAGTAGAGTAGCCCCATGCAAACAAGCATCCAGAACTAAAAAGCGAAAAAAGGAGCAGATAAGAGGGAAGCTCTCCTCTTGTGCCCAAAAATCTTCTTCTGTCTTCTCCATCCATAGGCACCAGACAAGGAAACCTACTTTGGGAAAGCACCTCAAAAAGGAAAAACTTGATGCTAAAAAGCTAAATGTTAGGAGGAAACCCAGGAGGACATTTTTGAACTCTACAGTCATTTCAGGGATTACTGAAAAGAGGCAGAAAATCACAGCAGGGTCTTTTCCGAAGAAGCCAGAACTAGCTTCTTCCAAAGTTAGGAGCTGGGAGATAAGGGTCTCCCCAGCATTGTGA
- the ZDBF2 gene encoding DBF4-type zinc finger-containing protein 2 isoform X2, whose protein sequence is MFDRSKPTDEASAFSAQGIERRGIEGSLQQESNSRPTYDDMPFPTSPMVPRDVFLLPEEEKEVVRSIREMPGTDRESIVKSCSPSPCRSQEGIKSISVPQTFIQKLKMGQEHILEISQQTLDICSNEKKHTVMDGAQIANSSCDGQFTAVSPVSHHLRSTPLCHSSPVSPVIAKNIRYSATSNLIPSSRYDHMQKDVCHKDGLLNTNPNPVLASVHPKNPSFSHQNPTCNQGNSSYIISGQSFFKLDRLQSQDETLVSDFCLRDLVVTSNSLSFGASPQLTRNKDIKVSRVDETSVDRIIEEVILKYCHGAPPNKLSCKDEESNSYLNISSLLDHSSLEGSEMSFNCEAPICSGAGLPKAATNDIEFLKEVQVNLEDRNYGTQLSSVLKGGSVEQTEAATQDIIIHNEEPVLPALPHVPPSFVGKTWSQIMYEDDIKIEALVRDFKEGRFHCHFNSEPSANCTGKRMRKKQKDERKSDIVTGNRTETSSVKALPEFNDAVSGGSDFDNLLASDTLCNPQILQIPRKRTWRLASRCQVVKVSHGTQTSLVNYPVVKRKIIRKESDPPDQKANIIWSENERISNMKTRLCALKLPEAYTKIMSPLQPKTVVYVLSCPEIKQYKGKPIDAPKMRRNHNSTDSKDSVRYRYKQCSLKYYDPLTNRILKTPPKSTVREKAKKPSHVRQLFRSLSLDANTKKLSDTQKEYTPSKSFNWPGFYSSSSAAFLSDPVKGNDMNSSLRTDGSSISTERSDFPVFVHSEKSYKHLVISPFNSHQSQIEGDVRLTPINSRVAKIPLKSIRSEWLERENSKTMWKRKEGTSREPGFSKKASVPMSVNCGLVRRGSRVAPCKQASRTKKRKKEQIRGKLSSCAQKSSSVFSIHRHQTRKPTLGKHLKKEKLDAKKLNVRRKPRRTFLNSTVISGITEKRQKITAGSFPKKPELASSKVRSWEIRVSPAL, encoded by the coding sequence ACCAACATATGATGACATGCCATTTCCCACCTCCCCAATGGTTCCCCGGGATGTTTTCCTGCTtccagaagaggagaaagaggtGGTAAGAAGCATACGGGAGATGCCTGGCACAGACCGTGAATCCATTGTTAAATCATGCTCCCCTTCTCCTTGCAGATCTCAGGAGGGCATAAAGTCAATTTCTGTGCCACAGACATTTATCCAAAAACTAAAGATGGGACAGGAACACATCTTAGAAATATCCCAGCAAACTTTGGACATCTGTAGCAATGAGAAAAAACATACAGTAATGGATGGTGCTCAAATTGCAAATAGTAGCTGTGATGGCCAGTTTACAGCTGTGAGCCCAGTATCTCACCATTTGCGTAGCACTCCTTTATGTCACAGTTCTCCTGTTAGCCCTGTAATTGCAAAAAATATTAGGTACTCAGCAACATCAAATTTGATTCCAAGTAGCAGATATGATCACATGCAGAAGGATGTATGCCATAAGGATGGATTATTAAACACAAATCCTAATCCTGTTCTGGCATCAGTCCACCCAAAAAACCCTTCATTTTCACATCAGAATCCTACCTGCAACCAAGGCAACTCTTCATATATTATCTCAGgtcaatctttttttaaactagatcGTTTACAATCTCAGGATGAAACTTTGGTGTCTGACTTCTGTCTCAGGGATCTTGTGGTTACTAGCAACTCACTAAGTTTTGGGGCATCCCCACAGTTAACAAGAAACAAAGACATCAAGGTGAGCAGGGTTGATGAAACTTCAGTAGATAGGATAATTGAAGAAGTCATTCTGAAGTACTGCCATGGAGCTCCACCTAATAAGTTGTCTTGCAAAGATGAAGAGAGTAATTCCTATTTAAATATTTCATCACTTCTGGATCACAGTAGTCTAGAGGGCTCTGAAATGAGTTTTAATTGTGAGGCACCTATTTGCTCAGGAGCAGGCCTACCCAAGGCAGCTACAAATGATATAGAATTCCTAAAAGAGGTCCAAGTAAACCTGGAAGATAGAAACTATGGAACCCAACTTAGTTCTGTTCTAAAAGGTGGTTCAGTGGAGCAAACAGAAGCAGCAACACAGGATATAATAATTCATAATGAGGAACCAGTTCTTCCAGCTCTGCCTCATGTGCCTCCTTCATTTGTGGGAAAGACGTGGTCCCAGATAATGTATGAAGATGATATAAAAATTGAAGCACTTGTGCGTGATTTCAAGGAGGGTCGTTTCCATTGTCATTTCAACAGTGAACCCTCTGCCAACTGTACGGGGAAGAGGATGAGGAAGAAGCAGAAAGATGAAAGGAAGAGTGACATTGTTACAGGTAACAGAACAGAAACTTCATCAGTTAAAGCATTGCCAGAATTTAATGATGCTGTAAGTGGTGGTTCTGATTTTGATAACTTGTTGGCCTCTGATACACTATGCAACCCACAAATACTTCAGATACCTAGAAAGAGGACGTGGCGCCTTGCTTCAAGATGCCAAGTGGTCAAAGTCAGCCATGGAACCCAAACCAGTTTAGTGAACTATccagtagtaaaaagaaaaatcattagaAAGGAGTCTGATCCACCAGATCAGAAAGCAAACATTATTTGGTCAGAGAATGAAAGAATTTCAAACATGAAAACCAGACTATGTGCCCTCAAGCTTCCTGAAGCATATACCAAAATTATGAGCCCTCTGCAGCCCAAGACAGTGGTTTATGTCCTTTCATGTCCAGAGATTAAACAATATAAAGGCAAACCCATAGATGCTCCCAAAATGAGGAGAAATCACAACTCCACAGACAGCAAGGACTCTGTAAGGTACAGATACAAACAATGTTCTCTTAAGTATTATGACCCACTGACAAATCGAATTCTGAAAACACCTCCCAAGAGCACAGTTAGAGAAAAAGCCAAAAAGCCCTCCCATGTTCGACAACTGTTCAGGAGTCTAAGCCTCGATGCAAACACGAAGAAACTATCTGATACGCAGAAAGAATATACACCATCTAAATCCTTCAATTGGCCAGGCTTCTATAGTTCCTCTTCAGCGGCTTTCCTGTCAGATCCAGTTAAAGGGAATGATATGAATTCAAGTCTGAGGACCGATGGATCTTCCATTTCCACAGAAAGGTCTGATTTTCCGGTATTTGTTCACTCAGAGAAGTCCTATAAACACTTAGTCATTTCACCTTTCAACTCCCATCAGTCTCAGATAGAAGGAGATGTTAGATTAACCCCAATTAATAGCAGGGTtgccaaaatacctttgaaatcAATCAGGAGCGAATGGTTGGAGAGGGAGAATTCAAAGACAATGTGGAAGCGGAAAGAAGGCACTAGTAGGGAACCAGGTTTTTCCAAAAAGGCTTCAGTACCCATGTCTGTCAACTGTGGCCTTGTGAGAAGAGGAAGTAGAGTAGCCCCATGCAAACAAGCATCCAGAACTAAAAAGCGAAAAAAGGAGCAGATAAGAGGGAAGCTCTCCTCTTGTGCCCAAAAATCTTCTTCTGTCTTCTCCATCCATAGGCACCAGACAAGGAAACCTACTTTGGGAAAGCACCTCAAAAAGGAAAAACTTGATGCTAAAAAGCTAAATGTTAGGAGGAAACCCAGGAGGACATTTTTGAACTCTACAGTCATTTCAGGGATTACTGAAAAGAGGCAGAAAATCACAGCAGGGTCTTTTCCGAAGAAGCCAGAACTAGCTTCTTCCAAAGTTAGGAGCTGGGAGATAAGGGTCTCCCCAGCATTGTGA